The following proteins come from a genomic window of Miscanthus floridulus cultivar M001 chromosome 2, ASM1932011v1, whole genome shotgun sequence:
- the LOC136513948 gene encoding probable acylpyruvase FAHD2, mitochondrial — translation MAAAACGGAELLAASTKIIGVGRNYIAHAKELGNPVPKEPVLFLKPTSSFLHAGVSTAAVEIPEPLEWLHHEVELAVVISRRGRDIPEASAMDFVGGYALALDMTARDLQSAAKVPKSAVTNPDDLELWLKVDDELRQKGSTSDMIFKIPFLISYISSIMTLIEGDVILRGTPEGVGPVRIGQKIKAGITDLIDVEFDVRRRNRSFSA, via the exons atggcggctgcggCCTGCGGCGGCGCAGAGCTCCTCGCGGCGAGCACGAAGATCATCGGCGTTGGGCGCAACTACATCGCCCACGCCAAGGAGCTCGGCAACCCTGTCCCCAAG GAGCCCGTCCTGTTTCTGAAGCCGACCTCGTCGTTCCTCCACGCTGGCGTGTCCACCGCCGCCGTCGAGATCCCGGAGCCGCTCGAGTGGTTGCACCACGAGGTCGAGCTCGCCGTCGTCATCTCCCGGCGCGGGCGCGACATTCCCGAGGCGTCGGCCATGGACTTTGTTGGAG GTTATGCACTTGCTTTGGACATGACAGCAAGGGACCTTCAATCTGCTGCCAAG GTTCCAAAATCGGCTGTCACTAATCCCGATGATCTCGAGCTCTGGCTAAAG GTAGATGATGAACTAAGGCAGAAAGGATCGACAAGTGACATGATATTCAAGATTCCTTTTCTGATCAGCTATATCAGTTCCATCATGACATTAATAGAGGGTGATGTGATACTAAGAG GTACTCCTGAGGGTGTGGGTCCTGTGCGAATAGGTCAGAAGATCAAAGCTGGTATAACTGACCTAATTGATGTCGAGTTTGATGTTCGGAGACGCAATCGGTCATTTTCCGCATGA